A stretch of DNA from Gimesia chilikensis:
ATACTTTCTCCGGATCAAATTCCTCGTCTTCGACGAGAACTACATTACCAGCCTTTAGATTTATAAATTGATGTACCACTCCGTGACCTGCCTCATCCTCATAAGTAATCTCTAACACGGCATCCGACGTGATTCTTAAATTGTGAACGTTTTCTAACTCCGTAGAATACATCTGGAGTTCAAACAGTTTTACTGGTTGATTTTCTAACTGACGATCGTTCGGAGCAACTAACAATATTGCTACCAGAATTACAAGAAAAATAGTCGCACTAAGCGTGACTTTCTCCATCGATGGTCTCCTGCGTCGATCACAGCATCTAGTAACACACAAAACAGGCCATTTGTCTATAGTGACCATACGAACAAATAGTGTCAAGAACTAATTTTGTTGCTGAATAACAGAAAAGAAAGTCTGTGCGCTACCAGAAGCCCCAAAAGAAACAGAACAATACCCACCGGACATTGGCGACTTAGGCGAGGGGGAAAGCTATTTCGGCACTTTTTAACAGTTTGCAGTTGAAGTAAGCAGAAAGCTTCATCAGTTATTCTTAGTTTGAACAATTTTGTTCTCTCATTGTTCAAGCGCGCACTTGGATCAACTAAAACACAAACAATCACTACAACCAGTCATACTTAGTTATAATATGTCTTTGAAAAATGATTCATAATTCTTGACCATACGATTGGATGAAAATTGATTCCATGCCAACCAGTGAGCCCGCTCGACCCGATTATCGGCTTGTACCGCAAGGCGCACTGCTCTTGCTAGCTCCCCGGGTGATGGATCAAAAGCTACACCGAAAGTTAACTCGCCATGTTTACTTTCTAAATGGGGGATTATTCCGACCGGAGTTGCCACGACTGGGCAACTAGAAAGCCATGATTCTAACACTGCATTCGGGCAAGCCTCTGAGGGACTCGCTAATACCATACAATCCAAAGCTGTAAAAATGGTGCCAACATCTTCTATTCTTGGCAGTATTGTTATTTGATCCCCACAGATATTCTTTACTTCCTCGACAAATAGATCGCGTTGATAACCAGTACCCGCATAAACAGCATGAAACCCTTCACCCAATTCGGCGACTGCTTTAGCTGCAGATAGTGGATTCTTGTCTTTTCCAAATCTACCTACGTGTCCAACGGTCTTTACTCCTTCCGGAATACCCCAATCTTGTCGGACTTCATCACGGCTTCTACTTGGAGCACAACGTGAAAAGTCCACACCATTGTGTATCACCTTAACACGGTCCTGGACGGCTTCAGGAAAACATTTTAGGCCTCCCTCTGAGACACTAACCATATGGTGTCTTGTCCCATGCGCAAGGCTTATGGCCAAACTATTTCTGGTCCATTCACACTCACCATGAGCTACAATCAGCATGGGCTTTGAATTCCAATCCGCTGATTCTATCTCTGGATTTGTCTTAATGTATCCCCAAAATTTTACGATGTCTGACCGATTAATAATTGTTTGACATGCATTTGGAACTATTGTAACCAGCCCCTTGAATTTCGGATTATCCTTAGTGCAATAAATTGGACAGTGCTTAAGGATGAGGCGCGCGGTATCAATATCAAATAAGGCTGCGTGTCCGATAGCAATTCCAGACCATTCGATATCATGGTCGACTTGGGAGTTCATCATCGAAAGATGACCGCGATTGACTCCTCCCATGGCACAGTTTGGCATACAAATACCTAACCGAATTTTTTTCATTTATAATGTACCCAGATTCTGGTCTCGGGAAGTAAACTAAAGTTTTCTTTAAACACAGTATTTACGGCTGTAATCACCCCCATATTATTGGGAAAATAATCATGCCCTAAGATACGCCCTCCAGGATTAACCAGCGAAAGCCATCCTACTATATCTGCCTCACACTCTGCACGATTGTGGCTACCATCGATAAAGCAAGAGTCAAACGTGAATTCATTTTGTTGAGCTTTACGAATTGCGCTAATTGACGTCATTTCCCACCACTCCACCTTTGTATCAAAATTTCGATGAATGGCGTGTATTGTGGAGTTGAGCACTTCTCTATTCCACTCTGCATCCGGTACCAGTTCGGATTGCACTGAAAATTGATTTGTCGACAAAGGGTCAATAGCAATGATTTTGCCACCATTCATAGCAGCGGCAGCTACATACAATGATTTTCCACAAAACGTGCCGATTTCAGCATGGAGTTTGCTAAGTCTTATTTGACGGAAGAGAGCACCAACCTCGCGCGGCCATAACCAACCCGGTATGTTTGATACTGCTTTAACCGTCTTACTGATTTCCATTTGTATCTCTTCATCTGTCATGGTTGACTCGCATAGTCGAAAAGCTTGAAATCTAATTCGCAGCGAGATTGGATAAACTGAATCGAATCAGGGGTCCATTGAATTCTTGCGTCAAAACGATCGCAGGCTGCTGAGTTTTCATGTGGTAAAGTGGTATGATTCGGTACTTGTAAGATCTCACAAATTTGGGGCCAGTGATCGTGGATTGATTCAAAGGCAAACGTTTTCACATCCAGATTACGGAATGTTTCCCACTCCATGCACCAATGGGCATAAAACCCTTTTCGCAAATATTTGAAATTCTTTAGTACAAATTCTTCAAAAGTCTGTTCGAGTGAAGTCAACCACACCTGCTTAGCAGCAGGTCGCATCCATTCGTGATGACCTTGAGTTAGTTCATTTCCCAACTTAATCGCAAGCCTATAAGTACTCTCGACGATTCTCCATGGACTTCTCATAACACAAAACTTCTGTATTTGATCAAAGTCCTGGATTGTGTCTTTCAGAAAATGGGCGTGTGAGTGTCTACAAAACGGCCCAAAATCAACACCAAGTACAACGTTTAAATCAGGATGATTCGAATCCAAAACAGCTTTTGAAATTGACATACCCGAAGTACGAGGGATGTGGATAAACAAAGCTCTTCTTTCGAAATAAATCATTGATATGCTCTTTTGCTCGTCGGACAAATCACTGGTGATCTTGAGTATTCGGCTATTTTTCTCGCTTGGTGATCATCCGACTCAATAAATACTGGCGGACTAATTTTGAAATTGTTGCTGGAAACCCAACTTGAATAGTGCTCCGCTTTGTACCTGGCGATATTATCTCGGTTTCTCTCTTGTAACGTGGGAGCAGAGTGCATTACGAGTTTGTTATATCGCACTCCCCAACGCTTAAGCCATGTAATAGTCTGGGGTCTATATTTTTCTATTCGAGCAGTGATGATCAAAGGCACGCTTGTTTTTTTGGGTAAGTATTTCGGTACTGCGTTTTCAAGAAAATTGAGGTAGCGCTCTCCATCATCGTCTTCGATAGGCCGACAGTCGTTACATAAAATACCATCAAAGTCCAGAGCGATGCTCGGCGACATAACAGAATTAAACAAATTCCATTCCAAGAAATGTGGCCAAGGTAGATCAACTGCCCACAAGTCAGGTTTTGATAACGCAGCAGGATTTGTATAAACGGATGCATGGATGTGTTTCATCCCACTGTTTTTCAGAATACCTTTTGCCAGACTCAGGCTTCGTCCTGTCATGGTCGTATCGTCAATAACCAGATTAATGCCCGGTCCCTGAGGTTGTTGGTGAAGTCTCCAACCATTCCCAGCTGGAATCAAATCATTCTTCGATTGTCTCAAGATATACAAAGGCACGTGTAGCATCATCGCAATCATAGACGCTGGATGAACGCCGCTCCGGGCTACACCAGTGACTGAGGTGATATTATCGGGCAAAAGAGGAATTAATTTCAGCGTATCCCTAGCAAATTCCTCCACCGAAACAAACTTGATTTTTGGCTGATAGAACTCACATCCCTGACAAGCTTTTATAGCTCTTTTAGCATCCTTGTCTTTAATTTTATTTAACTTACTTTTTAGGGGCACACACCTTTTAATTTCAGGAACTTTACATTCATAAACATCAATTTTGCTGGAAGCACCACAGGTACAGGGTTCCGAATGAATCACATTTCCGCAATGAGTACAGTCTGTTTTGAATGAGTTTACCCAACGCCGTTCCTGTTTATGTTTTCGGGGCTTTAATTTTGTTACACTTTTTGCCTCTGAAGGTAAGAAGGATGAGATTAGCTCTACGGGCTCTGGCGGTGCGGTCGCACTATGGCCGCCTTGTTCCCATGCATTCCAAAACCGATGACCATTTTTGGTTACTAACATGCAATGTTCATGTTTAGTTTTGGTTTTGAGCATGCAATGACGCTTACATTCAAACGGGTATTTGTCAGGCCTGCATTGACAATATTCATTATTATTTTGTACTGACTCCTCAATCATTCGGTCACCTCCATTGCGATAGTTGTCACTTCATTGGGTTGTGCGGCATAAGTAGCGTCGAATGGGTCACAATCACAAGTCGTGCTCCAGGAGCCTCCCCCTTCGCTCCAAGATGTAATCGCATCTAGAATCGGGTTTGTACAACTAGCTGGTGGAAACGGAATATGATTGTTGTATGCATCGATAACAACAAAACCTACCTGAATAGACCACCCACACCATCCCAGTCCACTGTCTTCACCAGGCTGAAATATAAAAGTATAAATCCCTCTTAATGGCTCTCCCTCATTACTGAAGCAGTGAATTATCACTCGTCCTTCCCAATAGCAGAGTTCTCTATGCCTTATCAATGAAAGTGACCCAGAATCTGAATTTTGACCATCATCACCAGCCCAATCTAATGTAAGTATCTCTGGAACCACATATCCTCGGCCATCAGGCGAATCGGGATCACATTCGCAAATACATATCAACTCGTCTGGACAGAGGCCACATTTCCAGCATTCGAACTCAAAATAATCTCCTTCAGTTTCATCGACCCAGATTTTTGTGTAGGGGATATCTGGACATTCATTTAATTCCACAATAGTTTCTTTTGTTGTCTCAACTCCCATTGAATCTACATATGGTGTTGTGACTAACAATTCACATTCTTCAGTATATACATTCTTCTGTAACACGATTGATATTGTTCGTCCCTGTTGATCAGGGTCTGCTTCAGAGCACCGAGTTACTTCGAACTCCCAAGTGTCGCCATCTATTGCAATTTTCCCTCCATCTTCGCAAGTATTGTGCCCCCGATATGTGATGCATAAATCTTGACAAAGACATTCACAGCCGATACAGCCTCCTTCGTAAGCCGTTTCCGTAATCTCTTCTGGAAATATTCGATCTGTACAAACTGTTTTGATGACAAACGAAGTACAATTCGTATCGCCACAACCGCTGACATCGACCTCCCATTCGTGTTCAATACCACCAACCAATACACCATCTTGATCTATTGAGCCGATACAGCTCTCGGTGGATGCCGGAATTGGTTTACAACTCACAAGATTATCACATTCACCATCAAATGATTCATTGTAAGAACTAGTTAGACAGTTGCTGATCAAGCAAATCACGCAGGTCTCAGAATCTTTGCAATATTTAATGACAAACTCTAAGTCAATCAGAAGTTCACCGCACCCGATTTCTCCCTTGTAAGACTTTGTTGTTTGATTGTATTCGAGGTATGTAAAGGCAGGTTCTTCACAACTGCAATCCGCGTATCCGCCATCTTCACATCCCCCTTCAAGAGTTACACAAATTGCGTGACAGGTATGAGTGCAACAGCATTGAACCATGCCATCTAATTTTTCACCACACTTCTCACATCCGTCACAACTCGGATTTCTCTTTACCATGTCTAGCTACCTTTAGTTATGTGAAAAAGACCTTGATGCCAGCTGTTTGAAGATACTGTACACGCACCAGATAAACGCCAAATACAACAAATCAGAAGTTGACCAAAGAACGTATCACACTTGGTTGATTCCAGTAGACTTAAGCATCCATATTCAATAAATACTGTTCAATAGAATCATGACCATCAATATAAAATATAATTTTGTATATATTTAATGTTTTCATGTTACAGTGTATTTAGTACATTATTTGACATTCAATAAAATGTACACATTCGACACGAAATTTAACACATCAAAATCACAAAAAAATAACATGCTGTGTAGTCGTACGAGCAGTAGTGATCATATCCGGCTTGCTAAGACAGGAATCTTCGTGACTTGAACTAGAATTTCTCGTCCCGAATCGTTTAATGCCACATCAATTAACTACTGATTTTGTTTTGAGCGAAACCAAACATTCCTCTAAGTCAATGACAAGAATTTCTGTAAGGAGACGATACATTGGAATATTCGTCATCATGTGGAGTCCCGTTTCCCGTTCTCAATCCTCCTGAATTCGGAATGGCAACTCGCTTGCCGCAGACATGTGGCCCTGAGTTAGTAGTCAGTATGTTGCCTTTCGATCCGAGCTCCCAATTTCCCCGAGTGCTAACCGCCAATGCAGGCTCAAAACAATCGACATCTCTCTCAACTGAACCTGCTGCGGTATGCGAAAATGGGTGCCTCATAGGAGGAGGCTACCAGGCCGCTCATGTATTTTCAGAATACACAAACGAAGGCTTAAACCTGGCAGCCAATGAGATTGCCCTGGTCATGGCAAAGCTTGCTTTTCCCATCCCAGGCCTTTGGACGGGGCCTGCCTATATTCATATGCCCTCGGGAAATGTGGTTTATCAAATTGCCACACCTGAATGCGGGCCTCTCGATGCCATTCCCGTGTTTACATACAATTCGTTGGCTGCATGCGGTGAATCAGGTTTTGGGCATGGAGTCTCAAGCCTGTTTAACCCAACCGTAGAACAGATGAGTGGTTCACAGGCTAATATCATCACGGGGACTGGAAAGTATCTGGTTTATACCAATGTCGTCGCCAATTCGTGGTCCACAGCCCCTAACGCCACCAGAAATGGGCTCAAAAAAAATAGCGATAAGACCTGGGTAGAACAGCAACCTGACGGATTAGAATGGCACTACAAAATAAATGGAAGCTTAAACAAAATCGTTAGTCCGGCGGGCGATATCTGGACCATGGCCTATGATGGTGAGCTCGTTTCGGGCATTGTTTCCCCAATCGGGCGTCGAACAACTATTGTGTACTCAGGAGGCAATCTGTCTTCAGTGCAGGATCCTGCTGGGCGGGAAACTGCTTTTGAGATCAATGGCGGTACGCAGCTTTCAAAGGTCACTTATCCTGATGGGAGTGTTATCAATCTCGGTTATGATGGCGACAACTTATTAACTTCGCTTACCGATCCCGATAACAATACCACGCAATATTCATATGACTGTCTTCACCGCGTCGAATCTTTGACCACTCCAGAGGGAAATCGCTACACCTATACTTATTCAGATGAAACAAACCAGTACAGTCCGAGCAGTAAATGGATAAAGGTGACTGATCCAGCCAACCATGTCACGACTGTTCTCCACGATGGGAGTCTTGTGAATTCTGTCATCGATCCACTTGGAAATAGAACGACATATACCTGGGATGGCACTCAGGACGCTCGAGTGAAAACTATCACTGATGCCAATGGAAATACAACCACGTTAGGTTATACAACTCAGGCGAATGGAACCAAAGCGCTCACATCCATCGCCAAACCAGGTGTAGGTACTTTTAATTTTGCTTATGATGGCAACAACCGTTGTTACTCCGTTCAGGACTATGATGGAAATTCTACCTCGCTGGATTGGGACGGCAGCGGAAATCGTGTCAGCATTGTAGACGCAGAATCGAGACGTTCGACAGCGATCTACAATTCTCATGGTCAGATCAGGGCTACCATCGATTCCTTTCTAAATCGAACAACGACCACATACGACTCTTCTGGAAATGCAACCGGACTGACGAACCAGTTAAACTTCACAACAGACTTGACCTATAACTCTGCCGGTGATGCCACCCAGGTTGAAAACCCTCTTTCAGAAATCACGGGCTACACTCGTACCGACTTGGGGCGAATCTCGCGTGTTACAAATCCACTCTCTTTCAAGACGACTTACACATACTCAGATAACGGTTATCTGGAATCGGTTCTGAACGCAGAAGGGGGGACAACCAGTTTCGATTATAATTCAGACAGTCAACTCACTACTGAAACAAACCCACTCAGTTATTCCACCAATTTCAGCTATGATTCCAGAATGAACCTCCGTTCGTCAAAGAATGCTGAAAATGAAACGACAACTCATCTCTACGATGCCGTCAATCAACGAATTGCATCCATCAATCCGCTCACTCTCAGGACGACTTTCAGCTACGACCCGGTCGGGAACAACATTTTTATCACAAATCCATTAAATGAAGTAACGCAGAATGTGTTTGACGCCGCCAATCGCATTTCTGCGACCATAGATCCACTCACACACCAGACCAGTTGGACCTACAACGGTGCAAACCAGATCAAAACCGAAACCAATGCCGAAAGTGAAACCACGACCAATAATTATGATGGGATCTACCGGCTGACTAAAGTGACAAACCCGCTTGGTTTTGCCATCGATACGACATACGAAACAACGTATCCCAATGTCATTGTCACTAACGCGGAGAATGAGTCCACTACGACGATCTACGACAAAGCTCAACGTGCAGTTGCCGTAGTCAATCCACTGGGACTACGAACAACCACCAGCTACGACCCTGTTGGACGTCCAACCTCTGTCAAAGATCCTCTCAATCAAATCACGACGACTGTATACGATGACGCAGGTCGGGCTATTTCCGTCGTTGATCCGCTCGCAAATCGAACTACAAATTCTTACGACAACATTAATCGCCTGACTGCTGTTCTCAACGCTGAACTAGAGATCAACACGACAGTCTATGATGCCGTCGGTAACGTGACATCGTCCATCAATCCGCTTGGTAACGCCACTCAGTTCACATTCGACAAAGTCAATCGCCAGCTCACCCAGACAAACCCCGAAAACGAAACGGTGACGACGACCTACGACGATGCAGGTAGAACAATCGCATCCACAAATCCTCTGGGTAACACAACCTGGTTCGCCTATGACGGTGCCGACCGGCAGATCGCCGTTACTAACCCAATGTCAGAGCGGACGACATCGGTTTACGATGCAGCAGGGCGTTCAATATCCACTGTTAATCCCTTGGGAATTCACACTTCTTTTGTTTACGACGACGCCAATCGACAAATCGCCATCATTAACCCACTGACAAATCGGGATACAACTGCTTACGATGCCGCGGGCCGTAAAGTTGCTATGGAGAATGGAGAATCCGAACGTACCACCTATGTATATGACAAAGCCGATCGACAGATCGCCCTCGTAAATCCGCTATTGCAACGCGACACCATGGTGTATGACGACGCGGGTCGCAAAATCGCCTCTGGAAATGGGCTGGGGAATCGGACCACATTTGTTTTTGATGACGCCAATCGTCAGATTGCATCCATCAATCCACTTCTTAATCGAAACACCTCTGTGTACGATGCCGGTGGCCGGACCATTGCCACTTTGGATGGTATGGCGCAGCGCACCACATTCTCGTATGATAACGTTAACCGACAGACAGCCGTGCGGAACGCAGTCAACAACGTCTCTTCAACGGTCTACGACGCAAATGGCCGGACGATTGCGACTGTCGATGGGCTGGGAAATCGGACCTCACTCAGTTACGACAAAGCCGATCGTCAGATTCGAACTACCAATCCATTAGGACTGATTAATACCTCTGTTTACGACGCTGCTGGTAGAACCATAGCCACGATCGACGGTCTCAATAAACAGACCACGTATGAATACGACGATGCCGATCGACAAATCACAGTGACGAATCCCATGTCACAGACTAATACGACGGTCTATAACGCAGCCGGTCGCATCATTGAGACGATCGATGCAATCGGCAGAGTCACAACGAAGGTCTACGATTTAGCTGGACAACAGACTACAGTAGTTAACCCCAAAGGCGAGCGAAACACGACTGTTTATGATAAAGCGGGGCGTACAGAAGCCACCATTCTCCCCGAGGGGCAACAAACATCCTATGCGTTTGATAAGGCTGGACGCCAGGTGGCGGATATTGATGCGCGCGGCTTCATTGCTACAACAGTTTATGATGATGCAGGTCGTGTGACTGCAGAAATCGATCGCTCCAATAAAACAACCGAATTTGTCTACGACGTTGCGGATCAACTCCGTGCGACCAAAGATTCCTTAAATGGGATCAGCACCACTGTCTATGATGCCGCCGGGCGTGCCTGGTACGAAGGAAATGCACTCGACAACATCACTACCTATGTCTATGACCCAGCTGGGCAGAAAATCGCCACGAAAAATGCGCTCGATGGAATTTCAACGACGGTCTATGACGCAGCAGGTCGTGAATGGTACTTTGGAAATGCACTCAACAACATTACCACACTCTCATATGATGGAGCCAATCAGGTTCGATCCCGCAAAAATCCACTGGGTGAAATTCAGACCATGGTCTACGACAACGCCGGACGACTCTGGTTCCAAGGCAACGCCCTCAATAATATCACCACGTTTGGATACGACCCCGCTGACAGGCAGACAGCCGTAATGAATCCCCTTGTGGAAATTACGACCACGGTCTACGATGCCGCCGGTCAGGTAACAGGCACCATTTCTCCCATGCTGGAACGAACCACAAACACCTTCGATCTGGCTGGTCGTCAAGTCGCCGAAACAAATCCGCGCGGATTTATCACAACTACTGTTTACGATGCCAATGGCTGGGTCGCTGCAACGATCGACGCCCTCACTAATCGCACCAGCTTCGCTTACGACAACGTGGGACAGGAAATTGCGGTTCAGGATGCGCTCGGTAATATCATTACCACAATATATAGTGCACAACGACAGCCGCTCGTCACCATTAATCCACTCGGTTTGCGCACAACCATTACCTATGATGCCCTGGGGCGAAAATTAACTGAAACGAATCCCCTGGGAGAGATCACCACTACGATCTACGACGCAGTGAGTAATGTGTTGGCAACCATCAATCCGTTGGGAAATCGGACTTCATTCAGCTACGACGTCATCAATCAGCAAATCAGCCAGGAAGATGCCGAAGGGCACACCAGCGAAACGATCTACGACCTGGCCGGCAACGTGAT
This window harbors:
- a CDS encoding glycosyltransferase family 4 protein, translated to MKKIRLGICMPNCAMGGVNRGHLSMMNSQVDHDIEWSGIAIGHAALFDIDTARLILKHCPIYCTKDNPKFKGLVTIVPNACQTIINRSDIVKFWGYIKTNPEIESADWNSKPMLIVAHGECEWTRNSLAISLAHGTRHHMVSVSEGGLKCFPEAVQDRVKVIHNGVDFSRCAPSRSRDEVRQDWGIPEGVKTVGHVGRFGKDKNPLSAAKAVAELGEGFHAVYAGTGYQRDLFVEEVKNICGDQITILPRIEDVGTIFTALDCMVLASPSEACPNAVLESWLSSCPVVATPVGIIPHLESKHGELTFGVAFDPSPGELARAVRLAVQADNRVERAHWLAWNQFSSNRMVKNYESFFKDIL
- a CDS encoding RHS repeat-associated core domain-containing protein, with translation MATRLPQTCGPELVVSMLPFDPSSQFPRVLTANAGSKQSTSLSTEPAAVCENGCLIGGGYQAAHVFSEYTNEGLNLAANEIALVMAKLAFPIPGLWTGPAYIHMPSGNVVYQIATPECGPLDAIPVFTYNSLAACGESGFGHGVSSLFNPTVEQMSGSQANIITGTGKYLVYTNVVANSWSTAPNATRNGLKKNSDKTWVEQQPDGLEWHYKINGSLNKIVSPAGDIWTMAYDGELVSGIVSPIGRRTTIVYSGGNLSSVQDPAGRETAFEINGGTQLSKVTYPDGSVINLGYDGDNLLTSLTDPDNNTTQYSYDCLHRVESLTTPEGNRYTYTYSDETNQYSPSSKWIKVTDPANHVTTVLHDGSLVNSVIDPLGNRTTYTWDGTQDARVKTITDANGNTTTLGYTTQANGTKALTSIAKPGVGTFNFAYDGNNRCYSVQDYDGNSTSLDWDGSGNRVSIVDAESRRSTAIYNSHGQIRATIDSFLNRTTTTYDSSGNATGLTNQLNFTTDLTYNSAGDATQVENPLSEITGYTRTDLGRISRVTNPLSFKTTYTYSDNGYLESVLNAEGGTTSFDYNSDSQLTTETNPLSYSTNFSYDSRMNLRSSKNAENETTTHLYDAVNQRIASINPLTLRTTFSYDPVGNNIFITNPLNEVTQNVFDAANRISATIDPLTHQTSWTYNGANQIKTETNAESETTTNNYDGIYRLTKVTNPLGFAIDTTYETTYPNVIVTNAENESTTTIYDKAQRAVAVVNPLGLRTTTSYDPVGRPTSVKDPLNQITTTVYDDAGRAISVVDPLANRTTNSYDNINRLTAVLNAELEINTTVYDAVGNVTSSINPLGNATQFTFDKVNRQLTQTNPENETVTTTYDDAGRTIASTNPLGNTTWFAYDGADRQIAVTNPMSERTTSVYDAAGRSISTVNPLGIHTSFVYDDANRQIAIINPLTNRDTTAYDAAGRKVAMENGESERTTYVYDKADRQIALVNPLLQRDTMVYDDAGRKIASGNGLGNRTTFVFDDANRQIASINPLLNRNTSVYDAGGRTIATLDGMAQRTTFSYDNVNRQTAVRNAVNNVSSTVYDANGRTIATVDGLGNRTSLSYDKADRQIRTTNPLGLINTSVYDAAGRTIATIDGLNKQTTYEYDDADRQITVTNPMSQTNTTVYNAAGRIIETIDAIGRVTTKVYDLAGQQTTVVNPKGERNTTVYDKAGRTEATILPEGQQTSYAFDKAGRQVADIDARGFIATTVYDDAGRVTAEIDRSNKTTEFVYDVADQLRATKDSLNGISTTVYDAAGRAWYEGNALDNITTYVYDPAGQKIATKNALDGISTTVYDAAGREWYFGNALNNITTLSYDGANQVRSRKNPLGEIQTMVYDNAGRLWFQGNALNNITTFGYDPADRQTAVMNPLVEITTTVYDAAGQVTGTISPMLERTTNTFDLAGRQVAETNPRGFITTTVYDANGWVAATIDALTNRTSFAYDNVGQEIAVQDALGNIITTIYSAQRQPLVTINPLGLRTTITYDALGRKLTETNPLGEITTTIYDAVSNVLATINPLGNRTSFSYDVINQQISQEDAEGHTSETIYDLAGNVITSVNANDDRTSFVYNAANYKMAQIDANDHRTTYGYDPDGLLTSIENPLGEITSMSYDIASRKKAQVDPLGRITSYTYNSNGQEIGRQYSDSTRVTMSYDANGNRIQLQDTTGDTNFAYDALDRTESVTNPDSQTVTYNYDAVSNRTLMVDPDAGQFTYSYDNLYRVKTIQNPEGDSTSFVYDDANRPITKNLANGTRTSITYDAAGQVTNLFHLKSDNSVFSAFTYTYDKTGNRTQVVEDTGDRVTWTYDDTYQLTREHRSGTDAYNVTYTYDPVGNRLTSDDGSTITTYVYDEANRTKTTDDGTVVTTYSFDAAGNQRTVEDTNGVITYTWDINNQNTGVEKPNGDLFTFTYNGDMVRVQSEDPNGTTKFVYDQQNVLLESDDLDTTQVVYTLNPKEFGNLISRYDTVAADSDIYHYDALGSTVALTDSSEVEIDAYVYYAFGKIKSSSGTTDQPFQWVGETGYYAESELDRYHIRRRNFDPSSGRFLSEDPMRDDEEDLYCYVGNNAINNSDPSGLEQRKRTWNENWDPIDKLNLQSSNSLNNYADSKNQIKDPLLYDYTDEKYRKVGISPTAAQDQAHILPEIPIPQIELKSHIAWPLESDASWNINDTLHAWSFGIWPNSAEIKEHYPPPEKHTYDPETGLWTGSNEIYLNAVPNPELIDTAIEEMLSLPGREEPLLYYRAYQQVVHGPEADPRNYNDRGIYIGPKGGTLPVPFVPGVSNSYKNFLKRNANGTSQGKIDTLKPYLKAKKTGSKFKLNTKEAQSFTIGTKTFSVSKDVIENGRRLAGQGSPKNLDVGVEEVIREIEKELPGFTTEIQLVIRKAPGKDLTDLDIVTKKAIIQVSTGTNSIGRSIANVENAIKNTEFAGRKVIGVVREGTESRLLRRPQTDSRFVTDDISEFIDFLKDL
- a CDS encoding class I SAM-dependent methyltransferase — translated: MTDEEIQMEISKTVKAVSNIPGWLWPREVGALFRQIRLSKLHAEIGTFCGKSLYVAAAAMNGGKIIAIDPLSTNQFSVQSELVPDAEWNREVLNSTIHAIHRNFDTKVEWWEMTSISAIRKAQQNEFTFDSCFIDGSHNRAECEADIVGWLSLVNPGGRILGHDYFPNNMGVITAVNTVFKENFSLLPETRIWVHYK